A region of the Candidatus Kryptonium sp. genome:
TTCTTTTCCACCAAGTTTTCCAAGCGCGATTATTGAAAATTCAGTTTCTGGAAAGAATGAAAATTTTTTTCTTGTTTCTTCAACTGCGAGCTCAAGGCAAATTTCAACTATGGCTTCGGCAAGATCGGAGAGAAAATTTAATGTCTCTTCAAAGCTTGAAATCCCAAGGATGTCTGAAACTCCGATTCGTAAAATTTCTTTTCTTTTAAATCTTCGCAATGCGTTCAATTTATTTTTAAGGGTTTGAAAATTAGCGATTAAATTTTTTGCTTCGGTCAATAAGTCCTGTTTTGATGGTTTTTTATCAAGCGCGTTCGTTGATGTAATCCAGCGAAATAATTCAGGGTCGCGAACGAAGATATCTGCGAGATACTGCGAATAGCCGAATGTTGTGAGCAGAATTTTTAACATTTGTGGATAGATAGCGAGGTCTTTATAAAGTGAAGATTTATTAAACGAGTTTTCAATGAAGCGAGCAAAGTTATTTAAACTTTGTTCTGGATTTGGAGAGATGTTAAGATAGATGATGAAATTTTGGAGGAAAACTTCAGCGAGGTTGATGTTTAAGGTTGATTTTATGAAATCGTCAACGAGGCCTTCAAGTCGCTCAATGGATTTTTCTTTCGTTTTGAAAATTTTTCTCAAAATTTGTTCGGTTCTCCCATCAAATCTAAACCTTTTCATCTTATTACTATGTTCAATTCTTCCAAAGTTTTCGGTTTTTTCTTTTTGAATTCCAAAGCCGACTTAACGAAATCGCGAAAAAGCGGATGTGGTTTCGTCGCCCTTGATTTAAGCTCTGGATGGAACTGGACTCCAACAAACCAAGGATGATCTGATAGTTCAATTATTTCAACAAGCAATCCATCTGGTGAAAGCCCGCTAAATATCATCCCTTTTGACTCAAGGATCTCTCTAAATTTATTGTTAAGTTCATATCTATGTCTGTGCCTTTCATTTATTTTGTCCGTGCCGTATGCGGAGTAAGCTTTCGTTCCAGGTTTCAAGATCGCTGGGTATGAGCCTAATCTCATAGTCCCGCCTTTCATTTGAATTCCAAGTTGTTCTGGGAGAAGGTCAATCACTGGATAAGGAGTTGACGGATTAAATTCTGTGCTATTTGCTTCTTTTAATCCGCAGACATTTCTTGCAAATTCAATTACAGCACATTGCATTCCAAGGCAGATCCCTAAGAACGGAATTTTATTTTCGCGGGCGTATTGAATCGCTCTTATTTTCCCTTCAATTCCTCTTTCGCCAAATCCGCCCGGGATCAAAAGCCCGTGGACATCTTTCAAAAACTTTTCCGCTCCTTGCTTTTCTATGTCTTCAGCTCTTATCCACCTTATATTAACTTTGCATTCATTTTCAGCGCCTGCGTGAACAAACGATTCAATTATACTCTTGTATGCATCTCTTAACTCGGTATATTTTCCACATATTGCGATCTCAACAGAATCTTTGGGATTTTTTATCTTTTCAACAAATTTTTTCCATTCCTTTAAGTCAGGTTCTTTTGCTGTGATGTTTAATTTTTTCAAAACGATCTCGTCAAGTCCCTCCTCGTGGAAAATCAAAGGTATCTCGTAAATTGATTCCACATCTATTCCTTGAATTACTGCTTCAGGTTCAACATTAGTGAACAGGGCAATTTTTTCTTTTATTTCCTTCGCCAATGGTCTTTCAGTTCTACAAATTAAAATGTCAGGTTGAATCCCAATTTCAAGTAGTGTTTTGACACTGTGTTGTGTTGGTTTAGTTTTAAGTTCACCAGCGGATTTAATGTATGGAATAAGTGTTACATGAATATTGATAGCGTTTTGTTTCCCGACTTGTAGCATAAATTGCCTTATTGCTTCAAGAAAAGGCAAGCTTTCTATATCTCCAACGGTTCCACCAATTTCAGTTATTATGATATCGTAATTGTCCTCTTTTGTCAGGAGTGTGATCCTTCGTTTAATTTCATTTGTTATATGCGGAACGACTTGCACCGTTGCGCCGAGATAATCACCTTTCCTTTCCCTCATTATGACTTCGTAATAAACTTGCCCAGTTGTTGTATTGTTTAATCTTGACATGTTGATATCAAGGAATCTTTCATAATGTCCAAGGTCAAGGTCAGTTTCAGCTCCGTCATCTGTGACATAAACTTCGCCATGTTGATATGGGTTCATAGTTCCAGCGTCAACATTTATGTAAGGATCAAATTTCTGGATTGTGACTTTTAAACCTCTTGATTTAAGTAATAGACCAAGCGATGCACAAGCGATTCCCTTACCAAGTGATGAAACAACACCACCTGTGACGAAAATATATTTTGTTTTTTTATTTGTCATTTCAAAAAACCTCGCTTTGTTTTAGGATATTGACAACTTTCTCAAGATCATCTGGGGTGTCAACGCCGATAGTATCTTTGTCGGTTAACACGATTTTTATTTTCATTCCGTTTTCAATTGCTCTCAATTGTTCAAGTTGCTCAACTTCTTCAAGATTTGATTTTTTTAGATCAACAAACTTTAAAAGCGAATTTTTCCTGTAGACATAAATTCCGATGTGTTTGTAATGGACCCCTGACTTTAACCACTCATCTTTTGTTTTCGCATCTCTACAGAAGGGAATCGGACTTCTTGAGAAATAAAGAGCTAAATTGTTTTTATCAAAGACAACTTTGACAACATTTGGATTAAAAAGAGTATCAACATCGTTTATCCTCACGGCAAGCGTTGATATATCAATTTGATTTTCATTCAAAAGAGGTTCTATTGCTAAATCAATCATTTCTCCAGTAATTAACGGCTCATCGCCCTGAATGTTAACAACAATATCTGCTTCAAGATCACGGACGGCAAAGGCAATCCTATCTGTTCCGGTTGGTAGTTCGGATGGAGTCATAATTACATTTCCACCGAAATTTTTAACTGTGTTAAAAATTCTTTCATCATCTGTTGCGACAAAAACCTCGTTCATAAGTTTTGATGACATTGCGTTTTCATAAACCCACATTATCATCGGTTTGCCAAGTATATTTGCAAGAGGTTTCCCGGGAAATCGGGTTGACGCATACCGCGCTGGAATTACTCCAATGATGTGAGGCATTGATCTATTCAGTTTCTTCGTTATTTTCTTCTGTAGTTTTCTCAGTTGGGATTACCTTTGGAACTTTAAAGAAAAATTCTGTTCTTGCGGGCGCGTTTTTTAAAATTTCTTCCCGTGGGTAACTTTCTTTGACTATGTCATCACGAAACACATTTTTTAAATCAATCACATGATAAAGCGGTTCAACATTTGTCGTGTCAAGCTCATTTAGCTTGTCTATGTATTCAAGAATTCGGTTAAATTGTTCTGTGAATTTTTCTTTTTCCTCCTCTTTGAACTCAAGTCGTGCTAATTTTGCTATGTATTCAACATCTTTAATTGTGATTGCCATAGATTAAAGGTTTTTTATTTTTTTGAGATTTTTGGCGATTATTTCTCGTGTTAATTCCATAAGTTTCGTCTCACCCTCTCTGCCTGTAAAGTTGCTAACCTCAATAGGTTTGTCAATTAGAATTTCAATTGTCCCAGGGTTTATTTCAAGTTTATGTTTTCGCATAATTTGATGGCTGTTCAAGATCGTAACTGGGACGACGGGTGTATTTGATTTAATTGCAAGCATAAAACCGCCCCGCTTAAACGGCAAAAGCTCTCCGTTAACACTCCTCGTTCCTTCTGCGAAGACAAGAACTGAAACGCCGCTTTTGATCTTTTCAATCGCTTTTTGAACGCTTTTGATAGCTCTTTTAGGATTTCTTCTGTCAATTAGTATGTATCCTCCGTATTTTAAAAGCCATCCCCATAAAGGTATCTTTCCGAGCTCCTGTTTCGCAAGAAAACGAATTTGATCAGGGATACCGCAAATAAGAGCTGGTATGTCCATTGCGCTTGCGTGGTTTGAGATGTAAATGTAATTCTTCTTGCTTAAAATATTTTCAATGCCTTTGACCTTGACTTTGACATTGAAAATTAGAAGAACAATTTTTGACCAAATTTTCGCCATAAAGTGATAGATTTTCCCTTTATAGTTGAAAGGGAGAAGCAACGCAGTAATTATTCCCATCGGAATTGTTATTAAAACAATAATCCCAGCTTTTAGCCAAAAAAGAATTTTCCTCATTTCAACTTCAACAGGTTGGTTTTTTACAATGATAATCAAAAGGGATGATAAAATCAAGTTGATTCGGATTTTGTCAATTTTTGTTTATTTGTGTAAATTTTTGAAAAGTCGTAAAAAATAAAACCAATGAAAAATGAGTTGGTTGATGGTTAGCGTATCCGGA
Encoded here:
- a CDS encoding CTP synthase yields the protein MTNKKTKYIFVTGGVVSSLGKGIACASLGLLLKSRGLKVTIQKFDPYINVDAGTMNPYQHGEVYVTDDGAETDLDLGHYERFLDINMSRLNNTTTGQVYYEVIMRERKGDYLGATVQVVPHITNEIKRRITLLTKEDNYDIIITEIGGTVGDIESLPFLEAIRQFMLQVGKQNAINIHVTLIPYIKSAGELKTKPTQHSVKTLLEIGIQPDILICRTERPLAKEIKEKIALFTNVEPEAVIQGIDVESIYEIPLIFHEEGLDEIVLKKLNITAKEPDLKEWKKFVEKIKNPKDSVEIAICGKYTELRDAYKSIIESFVHAGAENECKVNIRWIRAEDIEKQGAEKFLKDVHGLLIPGGFGERGIEGKIRAIQYARENKIPFLGICLGMQCAVIEFARNVCGLKEANSTEFNPSTPYPVIDLLPEQLGIQMKGGTMRLGSYPAILKPGTKAYSAYGTDKINERHRHRYELNNKFREILESKGMIFSGLSPDGLLVEIIELSDHPWFVGVQFHPELKSRATKPHPLFRDFVKSALEFKKKKPKTLEELNIVIR
- the kdsB gene encoding 3-deoxy-manno-octulosonate cytidylyltransferase, with protein sequence MPHIIGVIPARYASTRFPGKPLANILGKPMIMWVYENAMSSKLMNEVFVATDDERIFNTVKNFGGNVIMTPSELPTGTDRIAFAVRDLEADIVVNIQGDEPLITGEMIDLAIEPLLNENQIDISTLAVRINDVDTLFNPNVVKVVFDKNNLALYFSRSPIPFCRDAKTKDEWLKSGVHYKHIGIYVYRKNSLLKFVDLKKSNLEEVEQLEQLRAIENGMKIKIVLTDKDTIGVDTPDDLEKVVNILKQSEVF
- the gatC gene encoding Asp-tRNA(Asn)/Glu-tRNA(Gln) amidotransferase subunit GatC, giving the protein MAITIKDVEYIAKLARLEFKEEEKEKFTEQFNRILEYIDKLNELDTTNVEPLYHVIDLKNVFRDDIVKESYPREEILKNAPARTEFFFKVPKVIPTEKTTEENNEETE
- a CDS encoding 1-acyl-sn-glycerol-3-phosphate acyltransferase, producing MRKILFWLKAGIIVLITIPMGIITALLLPFNYKGKIYHFMAKIWSKIVLLIFNVKVKVKGIENILSKKNYIYISNHASAMDIPALICGIPDQIRFLAKQELGKIPLWGWLLKYGGYILIDRRNPKRAIKSVQKAIEKIKSGVSVLVFAEGTRSVNGELLPFKRGGFMLAIKSNTPVVPVTILNSHQIMRKHKLEINPGTIEILIDKPIEVSNFTGREGETKLMELTREIIAKNLKKIKNL